A DNA window from Hordeum vulgare subsp. vulgare chromosome 1H, MorexV3_pseudomolecules_assembly, whole genome shotgun sequence contains the following coding sequences:
- the LOC123434136 gene encoding cytochrome P450 89A2-like — protein MEAWLLLPLALLLPIVIVLLAQRSAAKNGSRIPPGPFSLPLLGSLLWLRHSSANMEPLLRRLMAQHGPVVSLRVGSRLSIFVADRRVAHAALVERGAALADRPAVTRGLFGETGHTVARACYGPAWRLLRRNLLSETLHPSRVRLFAPARAWVRRVLADKLRPESGSGPGVEVAPRGVLVMEAFRYAMFCLLVLMCFGERLDEAAVRAVGAAQRDWLLYVARKTSVFAFWPAVTKHLFRGRLKMGLALRRRQRELFMPLIDARRERKKQINRGAGVVLPMAETTFEHSYVDTLLDIKLPEEGGRALTDDEMIILCSEFLIAGTDTTSTGLQWIMAELVKNPAIQEKLYKEIGATTGGDQEEVSEEDIHKMPYLKAVVLEGLRRHPPAHFVVPHKAMEDMEIDGYLIPKGATVNFMVAEMGRDEREWEKPMEFVPERFLPGGDGEGVDVAGSREIRMMPFGVGRRICAGLGVAMLHLEYFVANLVREFEWQEVPGDEVDFAEKPEFTVVMAKPLCVRLVPRSRS, from the coding sequence ATGGAAGCATGGCTGCTCCTCCctctcgccctcctcctccccatcgTCATCGTCCTGCTCGCGCAACGCAGCGCGGCCAAGAATGGCAGCCGAATCCCGCCGGGCCCGTTCTCCTTGCCGTTGCTCGGCAGCCTACTGTGGCTGAGGCACTCCTCAGCCAACATGGAGCCCCTTCTCCGGCGCCTCATGGCGCAGCACGGCCCCGTCGTGTCGCTGCGCGTCGGCTCCCGCCTCTCCATCTTCGTGGCCGACCGGCGAGTGGCCCACGCCGCCCTGGTGGAGCGCGGCGCCGCTCTGGCTGACCGCCCGGCGGTCACGCGCGGCCTTTTCGGCGAGACCGGCCACACCGTCGCGCGCGCCTGCTACGGGCCCGCGTGGCGCCTCCTGAGGCGCAACCTCCTCTCGGAGACGCTGCACCCGTCGCGCGTCCGCCTCTTcgcgcccgcgcgcgcctgggtgCGCCGCGTGCTCGCCGACAAGCTGCGGCCGGAGTCCGGCTCCGGCCCCGGCGTGGAGGTGGCGCCCCGCGGGGTCTTGGTTATGGAGGCGTTCCGGTACGCTATGTTCTGCCTCCTCGTGCTCATGTGCTTCGGCGAGAGGCTCGACGAGGCCGCGGTACGGGCGGTCGGCGCCGCGCAGCGCGACTGGCTCCTGTACGTCGCGCGCAAGACGAGTGTCTTCGCCTTCTGGCCGGCTGTCACCAAGCACCTTTTTCGCGGCCGTCTCAAGATGGGCCTCGCCCTGCGGCGGCGGCAGAGGGAGCTCTTCATGCCGCTGATTGACGCGCGGCGGGAGCGCAAGAAGCAGATCAACCGAGGCGCCGGCGTCGTGTTGCCGATGGCGGAGACCACGTTCGAGCACTCATACGTCGACACCctgctcgacatcaagctccctgaAGAGGGTGGCCGCGCGCTCACGGACGACGAGATGATCATACTCTGCTCCGAGTTCCTTATCGCCGGAACCGACACCACCTCCACCGGGCTGCAATGGATCATGGCTGAGCTCGTCAAGAACCCGGCCATCCAGGAGAAGCTCTATAAGGAGATCGGCGCCACAACCGGAGGCGACCAGGAAGAGGTCTCCGAGGAGGATATCCACAAGATGCCTTACCTCAAAGCCGTCGTCCTCGAGGGACTGCGCAGGCACCCGCCGGCGCACTTCGTGGTGCCGCACAAGGCGATGGAGGACATGGAGATTGACGGGTACCTGATCCCCAAGGGCGCCACTGTGAACTTCATGGTGGCCGAGATGGGCAGGGACGAGCGGGAGTGGGAGAAGCCGATGGAGTTCGTGCCGGAGCGATTCTTGCCAGGCGGCGATGGCGAGGGGGTGGATGTGGCCGGCAGCAGGGAGATCAGGATGATGCCGTTCGGCGTCGGGAGGAGGATCTGCGCCGGACTCGGCGTCGCCATGCTTCACCTTGAGTACTTCGTGGCCAATCTGGTTAGGGAGTTCGAGTGGCAGGAGGTTCCAGGCGACGAGGTGGACTTCGCCGAGAAGCCGGAGTTCACCGTCGTCATGGCCAAGCCGCTATGCGTGAGGTTGGTGCCCCGAAGCAGGAGCTAA
- the LOC123434152 gene encoding UPF0496 protein 4-like, protein MSRPDDGHRSFFPVGNPFRVILPGGPHLPRKLQALLKSYEDALALSLRKLKPENALEVLTLSWMRLAVDCLSELHANIGTLITELELPVSDWDEKWVDIYLNSSVKLLDICIALSSELARLDQGQLLVKYVLHVLDTKSGVPSLEQLKRAEVSLKEWMDKVDTARPRLDGCSTALQELAESLCLMKVKNSAKGKVLMRALYGVESVTVFTCSVFVAALSGSPKPLVELHIPQKFGWSQAFNDLHATISGEVKRRLSKGSVSAVKELEEVEACARKLHALTRTAQLEEENDNLACAVSLSKQMLMPDSTEQKGGPECNLKLADDSTQECEVTMTESSTEEGTQEAEMMQEDNTRYENKLIAPESISEDNNIIGTNGFVDENIAIIPERTSVSEGREQLLDCISSMSKSAEGLRLGLDSLSKRVGDFFQIVLTGRDALLCNLRMSDAASKVTEVRS, encoded by the coding sequence ATGAGCCGCCCAGACGACGGACATAGGTCTTTCTTCCCCGTGGGGAACCCCTTCCGGGTCATCCTTCCAGGAGGGCCTCACCTGCCTCGGAAGCTCCAGGCGCTGCTCAAGTCATATGAAGATGCCCTGGCCCTGAGCTTGAGGAAGCTAAAGCCGGAGAATGCCTTGGAGGTCCTCACCCTGTCCTGGATGAGGCTTGCTGTGGATTGCTTGTCAGAGCTGCATGCCAACATAGGCACCCTGATAACCGAGCTTGAGCTGCCTGTCTCGGATTGGGATGAGAAATGGGTGGACATTTACTTAAACAGCAGCGTGAAGTTGCTGGACATCTGCATCGCGCTAAGCTCGGAGCTCGCTCGGTTGGACCAAGGGCAGTTGCTTGTGAAGTATGTCCTGCATGTTTTGGATACCAAAAGTGGTGTGCCGTCATTGGAACAGCTCAAGCGAGCTGAGGTATCACTTAAGGAGTGGATGGACAAAGTGGACACAGCGCGCCCAAGGCTCGACGGCTGCTCAACGGCCTTGCAGGAACTTGCTGAGAGCCTTTGTCTGATGAAGGTCAAGAATTCTGCCAAGGGGAAGGTCCTCATGAGAGCTTTGTATGGAGTAGAGTCTGTGACGGTCTTTACCTGCAGCGTCTTTGTGGCTGCGCTGTCAGGTAGTCCCAAGCCATTGGTGGAGTTGCATATCCCTCAGAAATTTGGTTGGTCACAAGCCTTCAATGATCTTCATGCTACCATCAGCGGGGAAGTCAAAAGGCGATTATCCAAAGGAAGTGTTTCAGCTGTAAAAGAGCTGGAAGAAGTTGAAGCATGTGCCAGAAAACTGCATGCATTGACTAGGACTGCTCAgcttgaagaagaaaatgacaacctgGCTTGTGCTGTCAGCCTTTCAAAGCAAATGCTGATGCCTGACAGTACTGAACAGAAAGGAGGCCCTGAGTGTAATCTTAAGCTAGCTGATGACAGTACCCAGGAGTGTGAAGTGACCATGACAGAGAGTAGTACAGAAGAAGGAACACAAGAAGCTGAAATGATGCAGGAAGATAACACCCGCTATGAGAATAAGCTGATCGCGCCTGAGAGTATCAGTGAAGATAACAACATAATTGGGACAAATGGCTTCGTAGATGAGAATATCGCCATCATTCCTGAGAGAACCAGTGTCTCGGAAGGTAGAGAGCAGCTGCTGGACTGTATCTCCAGCATGTCGAAAAGCGCCGAGGGGCTTCGGCTCGGGTTGGATTCCTTGTCAAAACGAGTCGGGGACTTCTTCCAGATCGTGCTTACAGGACGTGACGCATTGCTCTGCAATCTAAGGATGTCCGATGCAGCAAGCAAGGTCACCGAGGTTAGGTCTTGA